The Poriferisphaera corsica DNA segment AGTAGACATCGTAATTCTTCGTGAGCTAAAGCTATCTGTGGTTCATATGTTATCACACTAAATTTTGTATCCAAATCATAACGAACCTCTATTGGATCATCTTCAATACGACTTCGTAAGAATGACAATCTTATCCGGTGATCATCAACAACTTCAATAATCTCGAGAGGAACAAGTCCTAATGTTACAACACTACCGATACCAATGTTCCTTGCTGAGAAATCAACTGCCTGCGTATAAATATTATTATTTGAAAAAGAGCAAGGCGTATCTTTGACCAGTATTTGTGGTGTGATCATCGTATCAATAAATAAACTTGGCTCATATACAAGTAAATCTCTATCTTTTAAGTACATTGTCGTATCCTAAAAAGGGTGAGGCATAAAAGCCTCACCCTATAAGTATCGTTTAATCAATCGCCAAATTTGTCAATAATCCATGTGCATTTTCGTTGCGTAACTCAAGTGTATACTCCCCAATCAATTGGCCACTTTCATAATCGCCTTGTGATGCCAATGGTTTATAGTGAAAGCTTCGGCCACTCATTGGTACCACAGCAACTCTTGATGAATCCAACATCAAAGCTGAATTCCGTGGCACCCATCTTGACATGATGACACGGCAAATACCAAAATCGGATTCATAAACACCGACATAATCTGAAAACTTCGTTTCATTCGCGCCATAACCACGACCTTCGCTAACAAAGCGATTGATCATCCGCTTCTGAAAACCGTTTACAACAATGGTATCCACATTACCCGCAGATTGTTCCCAGATTACCCTTAACGCTTCATTCAGGCGGCTTTCTGTCAATTGGCTATCTTCGACATCAAACACATTTGTTTTCAATGCTGGAATAATACCCTGCATGGTACGCCTAATCGTACTACTACCTTGTGGCGATGCTTGAGCTGCGATCCCATTAATCACACTATTTTCCAAGTCACGCATCATTTCACGCAAACGCTCTTGTTTTTGATAATCAAGTTCATCCGTAATGCCAACGGTATTACATGCAAGATGCGATCCTGAAACTTCTACGGCAGCAGTAAAAATTTGCGTAAAGTTTGTTTTTCTTATACGGTTAACATTCAATGAACTTGGAGCATCTTCACCTTCAAGAGCGGCGCTACCAATTTTCAGAAGCTTTGTATTCTGGACGTATGGGGCAGATAAAGAGCCGCCATATCCACGCGCAACAGTGATTGTTGATGATGATTTATTCTGTACCATCATCACTTCTTGACTGTCTTGCGCTCGCAGCAAATCACCTATTCGAAATACCTGAACATCCTCGACATCAATTTGGGTCGCACTATCATTTACCGCTGTTGATATCTTCGTCGAGTATGACCGTAGTTCATCTTCCAGCCATTCATGAATGGTACTCGTTGCGACTTGTTTCGAATCGCCTAAATAATTTAGTAGTGCGGTTTCGTAAGGACTAACGATCGAAACAACATCCGAAATATCTTCTGCAATTTCCGGGAGCTGAGCCCCTGCAGAAAAAGTTGCTTTACCTGTAAATGCCATGATTATCTCCATTAAATTTTTGTTCGTTTAATACGCAAATAGCGTAAAAGATCACTCCGACGGCCTGTCTGTATCGCTTCTGTCGCAGCATTTGATACATCTCTATCTGTGTCTATTTGATCGCTAGGAGCCATCATCCTTGCCACTGAACCCTGACTGCTTTTAAATAGATATGGCT contains these protein-coding regions:
- a CDS encoding SU10 major capsid protein; this encodes MAFTGKATFSAGAQLPEIAEDISDVVSIVSPYETALLNYLGDSKQVATSTIHEWLEDELRSYSTKISTAVNDSATQIDVEDVQVFRIGDLLRAQDSQEVMMVQNKSSSTITVARGYGGSLSAPYVQNTKLLKIGSAALEGEDAPSSLNVNRIRKTNFTQIFTAAVEVSGSHLACNTVGITDELDYQKQERLREMMRDLENSVINGIAAQASPQGSSTIRRTMQGIIPALKTNVFDVEDSQLTESRLNEALRVIWEQSAGNVDTIVVNGFQKRMINRFVSEGRGYGANETKFSDYVGVYESDFGICRVIMSRWVPRNSALMLDSSRVAVVPMSGRSFHYKPLASQGDYESGQLIGEYTLELRNENAHGLLTNLAID